From a region of the Aeoliella mucimassa genome:
- the smpB gene encoding SsrA-binding protein SmpB has protein sequence MAKNKGGAKSKKDDADKNEKLIAQNRKARHEYEVLDTLECGIVLVGSEVKSLRNGRMSIDEAYGRVDRGEVWLVGVDIQEYTFANVQNHDPRRRRKLLMHRREIKKFAAQAYEKNLTLVPLKMYFKRGRAKVLMGICRGKKMYDKRETMKKRDVQRDLDRAMRNRRK, from the coding sequence ATGGCAAAGAATAAAGGTGGTGCGAAGTCTAAAAAAGACGACGCCGATAAAAACGAAAAGCTGATCGCCCAAAACCGCAAAGCGCGGCACGAGTACGAAGTGCTCGACACGCTCGAGTGCGGTATCGTGCTTGTTGGTAGCGAGGTCAAAAGCCTGCGGAATGGCCGCATGAGCATCGACGAGGCGTACGGCCGCGTCGACCGGGGCGAGGTATGGCTCGTCGGTGTCGACATCCAGGAGTACACGTTTGCCAACGTCCAGAACCACGACCCCCGACGCCGCCGCAAGCTGCTGATGCATCGCCGGGAGATCAAAAAGTTCGCCGCCCAGGCGTACGAGAAGAACCTGACGCTGGTACCGCTGAAGATGTACTTCAAACGTGGTCGGGCGAAGGTGCTCATGGGAATTTGCCGTGGTAAGAAGATGTACGATAAACGCGAAACAATGAAAAAACGCGACGTGCAACGCGACCTCGATCGCGCGATGCGAAACCGGCGGAAGTAA
- a CDS encoding PEP-CTERM sorting domain-containing protein produces the protein MQTVAKLSKMWIVGLLLVSSNAASAAITYDDEVTPGIIFGSGNANGGFTIDRENGVELGLRGKLRHNASGLAENTFNSNGDGTYTFQAIVAPTQSSPTAEWSFEWSINTDFDGSSGFTLDDLTFELALDTDPTAGVSFYSFDLIHDESSPGVVYWDHSMGDNFSDAASDYIAADEASYLAALSSYNVAQNSWKPHWFIPGFDPELLGEYTLSLSAYNGSALVASTSIMVNTVPEPSTLALLGLSGMFGTAVYLRCRWA, from the coding sequence ATGCAAACTGTCGCAAAGCTGTCGAAGATGTGGATCGTGGGACTCCTGTTAGTTAGTAGTAACGCAGCCAGCGCGGCGATCACTTACGACGACGAGGTGACTCCTGGCATTATCTTTGGTAGTGGTAACGCGAATGGTGGGTTTACGATCGATCGTGAAAATGGCGTAGAGCTCGGCTTGCGTGGCAAATTGCGTCACAACGCCAGCGGGCTGGCGGAGAACACTTTCAACAGCAACGGCGATGGCACTTATACGTTCCAGGCGATCGTCGCCCCCACGCAGTCGTCGCCAACTGCGGAGTGGTCGTTCGAGTGGTCGATCAATACCGACTTCGACGGCTCCTCAGGATTCACGCTCGACGACCTGACCTTCGAGCTCGCGCTCGACACCGATCCCACTGCGGGCGTTTCGTTTTACTCCTTCGATTTGATTCATGACGAAAGCAGCCCTGGCGTGGTCTACTGGGATCACTCGATGGGCGATAATTTCAGCGATGCTGCTAGCGACTACATCGCAGCCGACGAAGCCAGCTACCTGGCAGCACTCAGCAGCTACAACGTCGCGCAGAACTCCTGGAAGCCCCATTGGTTTATACCGGGCTTCGATCCCGAACTGCTCGGCGAGTACACCTTGTCGCTGTCGGCCTACAACGGGTCGGCCTTGGTCGCGAGCACTTCGATCATGGTCAACACGGTTCCCGAACCAAGCACGCTGGCCCTGTTGGGCCTGAGCGGAATGTTCGGCACCGCGGTCTATCTGCGTTGTCGCTGGGCGTAG
- the pdxH gene encoding pyridoxamine 5'-phosphate oxidase: MDLADLRTDYNDQGLNEADVAASPFEQMERWMQDAIANPAGEWYEPTAMTLATTDTEGNVSARVMLLKEVDDRGLVFFTNYGSDKASNLNANPQAAICFYWGQLGRQVRVVGSIEKVDRATSEEYFATRPRASQLGAVASNQSQVVANRQVLEEAMVAAANKYEDQPVPTPEGWGGYRLLPTTFEFWQGRMSRLHDRLRYRLDGDAWVLERLSP; encoded by the coding sequence ATGGACCTGGCCGACCTGCGAACCGACTATAACGATCAAGGACTCAACGAAGCCGACGTAGCGGCCAGCCCGTTTGAGCAGATGGAACGATGGATGCAAGACGCCATCGCCAACCCAGCCGGCGAGTGGTACGAACCCACCGCCATGACGCTGGCTACCACCGACACGGAAGGCAACGTCTCGGCGCGAGTGATGCTGCTGAAAGAGGTCGACGACCGCGGGCTGGTGTTCTTCACCAATTACGGGTCCGACAAAGCGAGCAACCTGAACGCGAATCCCCAAGCGGCCATCTGCTTTTACTGGGGCCAGCTCGGTCGCCAGGTGCGGGTGGTCGGATCGATCGAAAAGGTCGACCGCGCGACTTCCGAAGAGTACTTTGCCACGCGGCCGAGAGCCAGTCAGCTCGGTGCGGTTGCTTCGAACCAGTCGCAAGTGGTGGCCAATCGCCAGGTGCTGGAAGAAGCGATGGTGGCTGCGGCCAACAAGTACGAAGACCAGCCGGTGCCAACGCCCGAGGGGTGGGGTGGCTACCGGCTGTTGCCGACGACCTTTGAGTTCTGGCAAGGTCGCATGAGCCGACTGCACGATCGGCTACGGTATCGCCTGGATGGCGACGCCTGGGTGCTCGAGCGGCTCAGCCCTTAA
- a CDS encoding sulfatase family protein: MRNITTVFAALLLLLTTRVGLCEERPPNFIVVFCDDLGYGDLGCFGHPTIRTPNLDRMAVEGQRWTNFYVGACVCTPSRAALITGRYPIRNGMISKKRRVLFPNSKGGLPADEVTLAEVLHDRGYATGAIGKWHLGHLPEYLPTAHGFDSYWGIPYSNDMDLQPGFPGYHKGYRQDQSYMPPHGQYNVPILENLREVERPADQRTLTKRYSQKAVEFVRAHKDEPFFLYLAHSLPHIPLHVGDAHRGTSRRGLFGDVVEEIDFGVGQIVEVLRELDLDEQTIVVFTSDNGPWLPFQTHGGSAGLLRQGKGTAFEGGMREPTVFWGPGHVKPRVVMEMGATMDLLPTFAKLAGAKVPDDRTLDGYDLSGVLAGDTDDSPRDRMFYWREEELFAVRQGPWKAHFVTQGCYGIGEKRQKHEQPLLYHLEHDPSEQYNVAGQHPEIIAQLTELAAAHKQSIEPVENQLNK; encoded by the coding sequence ATGCGAAACATCACCACGGTATTTGCCGCGCTGCTGCTGTTGCTCACGACTCGCGTTGGTCTTTGTGAAGAGCGACCACCCAACTTCATCGTGGTGTTCTGCGACGATCTCGGCTACGGCGATCTCGGTTGCTTTGGGCATCCCACGATCCGCACGCCGAATCTCGATCGCATGGCGGTCGAAGGTCAGCGATGGACCAACTTCTACGTCGGCGCTTGTGTCTGCACGCCAAGTCGAGCCGCGCTGATCACTGGTCGCTATCCGATTCGCAACGGAATGATCTCGAAGAAGCGGCGCGTGTTGTTCCCCAACTCGAAGGGGGGACTGCCGGCCGACGAAGTGACCCTGGCCGAAGTGCTGCACGACCGCGGCTACGCGACCGGAGCGATTGGCAAATGGCATCTCGGCCACCTGCCCGAGTACCTGCCGACCGCGCATGGATTCGACAGCTACTGGGGCATTCCCTACTCGAACGACATGGACCTGCAGCCCGGCTTCCCCGGCTACCACAAGGGCTACCGCCAGGACCAAAGCTATATGCCGCCGCACGGACAGTACAACGTGCCGATCCTCGAGAACCTCCGCGAGGTCGAACGCCCGGCCGACCAGCGAACGCTCACCAAACGTTACTCGCAAAAAGCGGTGGAGTTCGTGCGGGCGCACAAGGACGAGCCGTTCTTCCTGTACCTGGCCCACTCGCTGCCACACATTCCACTGCACGTTGGCGACGCGCATCGCGGAACCAGCCGCCGGGGGTTGTTTGGCGACGTGGTCGAGGAGATCGACTTCGGCGTCGGCCAAATCGTCGAGGTGCTTCGCGAGCTTGATCTCGACGAGCAGACGATCGTGGTCTTTACTTCCGACAACGGGCCATGGCTACCGTTCCAGACGCACGGCGGCTCGGCTGGCTTGTTGCGACAAGGCAAAGGCACCGCCTTCGAAGGCGGCATGCGCGAGCCGACGGTGTTCTGGGGACCAGGACACGTGAAGCCTCGCGTCGTGATGGAGATGGGAGCCACCATGGATCTGCTACCGACGTTCGCCAAGCTGGCGGGTGCCAAGGTGCCAGACGATCGCACCCTGGATGGTTACGACCTATCGGGCGTGCTGGCCGGCGACACCGACGACTCGCCCCGCGATCGCATGTTCTACTGGCGCGAAGAGGAGCTGTTCGCGGTGCGGCAAGGTCCCTGGAAAGCCCACTTCGTCACGCAAGGCTGTTACGGCATCGGCGAGAAACGTCAGAAGCACGAGCAGCCGCTGCTCTATCACCTGGAGCACGATCCCAGCGAACAATACAACGTCGCCGGGCAGCATCCCGAAATCATTGCCCAACTAACCGAACTGGCCGCTGCTCACAAGCAATCGATCGAGCCAGTCGAAAACCAATTGAACAAGTAA
- a CDS encoding beta-ketoacyl-[acyl-carrier-protein] synthase family protein yields MEDVLITGLGIVSPIGIGREAVRSAIESRTSGITTIDDYAKAGWLAPYGGRVTDFEPKEYVKPRKSMKVMAHEIQMAFAAAEMAVSDAGLEEGSIDPERSGVVLGAGSMYCDLEELVDAYRSCSTEQGFDFNKWGDAAKRELFPLWMLKYLPNMPACHIGIRHDARGPTNTISHGEISSLLALAEAMQVIRRGQADVMFVGGTSTRLSITDLVWHGGARMAHGDLSPAEACRPFDAKRQGMVMGEGAAVMVLESRTHAERRGQQPLARVLSVATRSCQTAKRFDPPVPAIENALSVALERAEIAPSELAHINAHGLGTLEDDPAEAQAIAKVLDGADVPVTSPKSYFGNLGAGCGAMELVVSLLAANEGAVPPTLNHEQTDPACPVRVAAETEATTRKAFAALNHTNTGQAVAAILACD; encoded by the coding sequence TTGGAAGACGTACTGATAACAGGCCTTGGAATTGTCTCGCCGATCGGCATCGGAAGAGAGGCCGTGCGCAGTGCCATCGAATCGCGGACCAGCGGGATCACCACGATCGACGATTATGCGAAAGCGGGTTGGCTGGCCCCTTATGGTGGTCGGGTCACCGACTTCGAACCCAAGGAATACGTGAAGCCGCGCAAGAGCATGAAGGTGATGGCTCACGAGATTCAAATGGCGTTCGCAGCCGCCGAAATGGCGGTGAGCGATGCGGGCCTCGAAGAAGGTTCGATCGATCCCGAACGTTCCGGCGTCGTGCTCGGCGCTGGTTCGATGTACTGCGACCTCGAAGAACTGGTCGACGCGTACCGCTCGTGCAGCACCGAACAAGGATTCGATTTCAACAAGTGGGGCGATGCCGCGAAGCGCGAGTTATTCCCGCTCTGGATGCTCAAGTACTTGCCGAACATGCCGGCTTGCCACATCGGCATTCGGCACGACGCCCGCGGACCCACCAACACCATTTCGCATGGCGAGATCTCGAGCCTGCTGGCCTTGGCCGAAGCGATGCAAGTGATTCGCCGCGGGCAGGCCGACGTGATGTTCGTCGGCGGCACCAGCACGCGACTCTCGATTACCGACCTCGTCTGGCACGGCGGTGCTCGCATGGCTCATGGCGACCTATCGCCAGCCGAAGCTTGCCGCCCGTTCGATGCCAAGCGGCAAGGAATGGTGATGGGCGAAGGGGCCGCGGTGATGGTGCTCGAAAGTCGCACCCATGCGGAACGTCGCGGCCAACAACCGCTGGCCCGCGTGCTATCGGTCGCGACACGCAGTTGCCAAACCGCGAAACGATTCGACCCACCGGTGCCAGCAATCGAGAACGCGTTGAGCGTCGCGCTCGAGCGAGCCGAGATTGCACCGAGCGAATTGGCGCACATCAACGCTCACGGACTCGGCACCCTGGAAGACGATCCGGCCGAAGCCCAGGCGATTGCCAAGGTGCTCGACGGAGCCGATGTACCGGTAACTTCGCCGAAAAGCTACTTCGGCAATCTGGGTGCAGGATGCGGTGCAATGGAACTAGTGGTCAGTCTGCTGGCGGCCAACGAGGGTGCGGTGCCGCCCACGTTGAACCACGAACAAACCGACCCCGCGTGTCCGGTTCGTGTCGCTGCCGAAACCGAAGCGACCACCCGCAAGGCGTTTGCCGCGCTGAATCATACGAATACCGGGCAGGCGGTGGCCGCCATCCTTGCGTGCGATTAG
- a CDS encoding fatty acid desaturase family protein gives MSVLDSTPAELLAGTSGQFSMAEARTIVGNQFRHRAAIYWSDLLVTWVIGIAAYRMVREAWLGVPVRLVLFAVSCLMIYRAGLFIHEVVHMPADKFRGFRFVWNLICGIPFLIPSFVYLTHLDHHRRRHYGTDHDGEYLPLAHRSRWWIVGYLAQSFIIPLLAIFRFGVLTPVAWLHPAVRTWVHRHASSMIIDPTYLRPLPTKRLLRIIRWQELGCFAFIVAFATLLLIGRLPWFVLLQAYATGVAVVTLNAVRTIAAHRWLGEGEQMTFLKQLVDSVNMPAGSWWNIWWAPVGLRYHALHHLFPSMPYHALSEAHRRLMAELPADSPYRLTESPSLGHELAALWARSGAAMRAAAAAEECVSDCSPAGEPSRMGTAF, from the coding sequence ATGTCTGTGCTCGATTCGACCCCTGCCGAACTGCTGGCCGGGACTAGTGGACAGTTTTCGATGGCCGAAGCCCGCACGATCGTCGGCAACCAATTCCGCCATCGCGCGGCGATCTACTGGTCGGACCTGCTGGTGACCTGGGTGATCGGCATTGCCGCGTACCGGATGGTTCGCGAAGCCTGGCTCGGCGTGCCGGTGCGGTTGGTGCTGTTCGCGGTGAGCTGCTTGATGATCTACCGCGCGGGACTCTTCATTCACGAAGTGGTCCATATGCCGGCCGATAAGTTCCGCGGCTTTCGCTTCGTGTGGAACCTGATCTGCGGCATTCCGTTTTTGATTCCGTCGTTTGTCTACCTGACGCATCTCGACCATCACCGTCGCCGGCACTACGGCACCGATCACGATGGCGAGTACCTGCCGCTTGCGCATCGCAGTCGCTGGTGGATCGTCGGGTACCTGGCGCAAAGCTTTATCATTCCGCTGCTGGCGATCTTTCGCTTCGGGGTGCTGACGCCGGTTGCTTGGCTGCATCCTGCGGTCCGCACCTGGGTGCATCGCCATGCGTCGAGCATGATTATCGATCCCACCTACCTGCGGCCGCTGCCAACCAAGCGACTGCTGCGAATCATTCGCTGGCAAGAGCTCGGCTGTTTCGCGTTCATTGTCGCGTTCGCTACGTTGCTGCTGATCGGGCGGTTGCCATGGTTCGTGTTGTTGCAGGCGTACGCAACCGGTGTCGCGGTAGTCACGCTGAACGCGGTCCGCACGATTGCCGCCCATCGCTGGCTTGGCGAAGGGGAGCAGATGACCTTCCTCAAGCAGCTGGTCGACTCGGTGAACATGCCAGCCGGGAGCTGGTGGAACATTTGGTGGGCGCCGGTCGGGTTGCGCTACCATGCGTTGCATCACTTGTTTCCGAGCATGCCGTACCACGCTCTCTCCGAAGCGCATCGCCGGTTGATGGCCGAGTTGCCAGCCGACTCGCCGTATCGACTGACCGAGAGTCCCTCGCTTGGGCACGAGCTGGCCGCGCTCTGGGCCCGGAGCGGTGCCGCCATGCGCGCCGCCGCTGCCGCCGAAGAGTGCGTGTCGGATTGCAGCCCCGCAGGCGAACCGTCGCGGATGGGAACCGCGTTCTAA
- a CDS encoding polymorphic toxin-type HINT domain-containing protein: MRPLFGIALTLALVSAPCLQAWQGDVRAGIASRMTGEARAATAAGDLQLRDELLTQALRIDPECKPAHWAKGQMQTNGEWTPVSEVQAAAAKSEVVAEYQALKAQSGRTAAEQLQLARWCRKHDLADEARYHWLAVLSVDANNQEALTALGSVWFNGQLVAPDDAKQLQADQRQFRKESERWSSRIAGWQRALKAGGDQAGVALAELEAEVDETAIPEFAKLLGDFRGLTPAEQQRNVSLGKSFILAVGQLPSYEASMFLVRASVFADDQELRTLAGEQLKERPEHEYIPLLISGLAAKLESHFELSFSPTGRVQYDHEVYAEGPHGDEIAQISRIGGGGFVFDPAFDLFSLYVETVRAQRLTATHLRNYQAEAMNKEQAVARINAQREFVNARIAAVLEQTTGEQLGSDPQPWWEYWSRSNGYEVRSGGPARTYRTSTSQRQLFFVANVVEIPPMSCFVAGTEVWTKTGTQAIETLRPSDLVLTMDPRTGELCFRPVLDTTLREPTPIMQITVGNYPFLTTPGHPFWVEGKGWQMAHELSTGDLVLSATGTPIEITAVEQTDQKQEAYNLIVEGNSNYFVGPQGLLVHDNTPRRPELVRAQAP, translated from the coding sequence ATGCGACCACTATTCGGCATCGCTTTGACGCTCGCCCTGGTTTCCGCTCCCTGTCTGCAGGCGTGGCAGGGGGACGTGCGTGCTGGCATCGCCTCGCGGATGACCGGCGAAGCCCGTGCCGCTACGGCCGCTGGCGACCTGCAGTTACGCGACGAACTGCTGACGCAGGCCTTGCGGATCGATCCCGAATGCAAGCCGGCCCATTGGGCCAAAGGCCAGATGCAAACCAACGGGGAGTGGACCCCGGTGAGCGAAGTACAGGCGGCCGCCGCCAAGAGCGAGGTGGTTGCTGAGTACCAGGCCCTCAAGGCACAAAGCGGTCGCACGGCCGCCGAGCAGTTGCAGCTCGCCCGCTGGTGTCGCAAGCACGACCTGGCCGACGAAGCCCGCTACCATTGGCTCGCGGTGCTCTCGGTGGATGCCAACAACCAAGAAGCCCTGACCGCGCTCGGCAGCGTGTGGTTCAACGGCCAGCTCGTCGCGCCCGACGATGCGAAGCAGTTGCAAGCCGATCAGCGTCAATTCCGTAAGGAGTCGGAGCGGTGGAGTTCAAGAATCGCCGGTTGGCAGCGGGCTTTGAAAGCCGGTGGCGACCAGGCCGGGGTGGCCTTGGCCGAACTCGAGGCCGAAGTCGACGAGACCGCGATTCCGGAGTTTGCCAAGTTGCTCGGCGATTTTCGCGGACTTACACCCGCGGAGCAGCAGCGCAACGTATCGCTTGGTAAGTCGTTCATTCTGGCGGTTGGTCAATTGCCGAGCTACGAAGCGAGCATGTTTCTGGTGCGAGCGTCGGTGTTTGCCGACGACCAAGAGCTTCGCACCCTAGCAGGCGAGCAACTGAAAGAACGCCCGGAGCACGAGTACATTCCGCTGTTGATCTCGGGTCTCGCGGCCAAGCTCGAAAGCCACTTCGAGTTGAGTTTCAGCCCGACCGGACGCGTGCAGTACGACCACGAAGTGTACGCCGAAGGCCCTCACGGCGACGAAATCGCCCAGATCTCGCGGATCGGCGGCGGTGGCTTCGTATTCGATCCTGCATTCGACTTGTTTTCCCTGTACGTGGAGACGGTACGAGCCCAACGACTCACGGCCACACATTTGAGAAATTATCAGGCTGAAGCGATGAACAAAGAGCAAGCCGTGGCTCGCATCAATGCCCAGCGTGAGTTTGTCAACGCGAGAATCGCAGCGGTGCTCGAGCAAACCACTGGCGAGCAGCTGGGGAGCGATCCGCAGCCATGGTGGGAGTACTGGAGCCGTTCAAACGGATACGAGGTCCGAAGCGGAGGGCCTGCTAGAACCTACCGAACGAGCACCTCGCAGCGTCAGCTTTTCTTCGTTGCTAATGTTGTGGAGATACCACCAATGTCCTGCTTCGTTGCAGGAACGGAAGTATGGACTAAGACCGGAACGCAAGCGATCGAAACGTTGCGCCCGAGTGATTTGGTGCTGACCATGGACCCCCGCACCGGCGAGCTTTGCTTCCGTCCGGTACTCGATACCACGCTACGAGAACCGACGCCGATCATGCAGATTACGGTCGGCAATTACCCGTTCCTGACCACGCCGGGACATCCGTTCTGGGTCGAGGGCAAAGGCTGGCAGATGGCCCACGAGCTATCGACCGGCGACCTGGTGCTGTCGGCCACCGGCACGCCGATTGAGATCACCGCGGTCGAGCAAACCGATCAGAAGCAGGAAGCCTACAACCTGATTGTCGAAGGCAACAGCAACTACTTCGTCGGCCCGCAAGGATTGCTTGTGCACGACAACACTCCCCGCCGGCCGGAGCTCGTGCGGGCGCAGGCTCCTTGA
- a CDS encoding SDR family oxidoreductase yields MPNETDQPVAIVTGSSRGIGAAIAKRLARDGMQLVVNYAGRHDAAEAVVGEITTAGGLAMAVQADVSDPQQVAKLFDQAIERFGGVDVLVNNAGVLQPGFVDLADTDDALFDHLVAVNLKGTFNTLREAAGKLRDGGKIVNLSTSVVGLKLQGYSIYAATKAAVETMTAIFAKELRGRNISVNAVAPGPTSTDLFLENKTPEQIEHFRKMPPLERLGTPDDIANIVAFLASSEASWANGQTLRANGGLV; encoded by the coding sequence ATGCCCAACGAAACAGACCAACCAGTTGCCATTGTCACCGGATCGTCGCGGGGCATCGGGGCCGCGATTGCCAAACGCCTGGCCCGCGACGGCATGCAGCTGGTCGTGAACTACGCTGGTCGGCACGATGCTGCCGAAGCCGTGGTCGGCGAAATCACCACGGCTGGCGGGCTGGCGATGGCCGTGCAGGCCGACGTTAGCGATCCCCAACAGGTCGCCAAGTTGTTCGATCAGGCAATCGAGCGTTTTGGCGGTGTCGACGTGCTGGTGAACAACGCCGGCGTGCTGCAACCTGGGTTTGTCGACCTGGCCGATACCGACGACGCGCTGTTCGATCACCTGGTTGCGGTCAATCTGAAAGGCACCTTCAACACGCTTCGCGAAGCGGCCGGCAAGCTGCGCGATGGTGGCAAGATCGTGAATCTCTCGACCAGCGTGGTCGGGCTAAAGCTGCAAGGCTACAGCATCTACGCGGCCACCAAGGCGGCTGTCGAAACGATGACCGCCATCTTTGCCAAGGAGCTCCGCGGCCGCAACATCTCGGTGAATGCGGTCGCCCCTGGCCCGACGTCGACCGACCTGTTTCTCGAAAACAAAACGCCCGAGCAAATTGAGCACTTTCGCAAAATGCCGCCGCTAGAACGACTCGGCACGCCCGACGACATTGCCAACATCGTCGCGTTTCTCGCCAGCAGCGAAGCAAGCTGGGCCAACGGCCAAACGCTTCGCGCGAATGGCGGACTCGTCTAG